A genomic region of Apteryx mantelli isolate bAptMan1 chromosome 10, bAptMan1.hap1, whole genome shotgun sequence contains the following coding sequences:
- the AP1G1 gene encoding AP-1 complex subunit gamma-1 isoform X1, translating into MELWSDLRMPAPIRLRELIRTIRTARTQAEEREMIQKECAAIRSSFREEDNTYRCRNVAKLLYMHMLGYPAHFGQLECLKLIASQKFTDKRIGYLGAMLLLDERQDVHLLMTNCIKNDLNHSTQYVQGLALCTLGCMGSSEMCRDLAGEVEKLLKTSNSYLRKKAALCAVHVIRKVPELMEMFLPATKNLLNEKNHGVLHTSVVLLTEMCERSPDMLAHFRKLVPQLVRILKNLIMSGYSPEHDVSGISDPFLQVRILRLLRILGRNDDDSSEAMNDILAQVATNTETSKNVGNAILYETVLTIMDIKSESGLRVLAINILGRFLLNNDKNIRYVALTSLLKTVQTDHNAVQRHRSTIVDCLKDLDVSIKRRAMELSFALVNGNNVRGMMKELLYFLDSCEPEFKADCASGIFLAAEKYAPSKRWHIDTIMRVLTTAGSYVRDDAVPNLIQLITNSVEMHAYTVQRLYKAILGDYSQQPLVQVASWCIGEYGDLLVSGQCEEEEPIQVTEDEVLDILESVLISNMSASVTRGYALTAIMKLSTRFTCTVNRIKKVVSIYGSSIDVELQQRAVEYNALFKKYDHMRPALLERMPVMEKATTNGPTEIVQTNGETEPAVLETKPPPTGLQPTSQANDLLDLLGGNDITPVIPTAPTSKPASAGGELLDLLGDLNLTGSPAPAPAPQISQPPFLLDGLSSQPLFNDIAAGIPSITAYSKNGLKIDFTFERSNTNPSVTVITIQASNSTELDMTDFVFQAAVPKTFQLQLLSPSSSVIPAFNSGTITQVIKVLNPQKQQLRMRIKLTYNHKGSAMQDLAEVNNFPPQSWQ; encoded by the exons aggaTGCCAGCCCCTATCAGACTGCGGGAGCTGATCCGGACCATCCGGACAGCAAGAACCCAGGCAGAAGAGCGTGAGATGATACAGAAGGAATGTGCTGCTATCCGATCATCCTTCAGAGAGGAAGATAACACATACCGATGCAGAAATGTGGCAAAGCTGCTGTATATGCACATGCTGGGTTACCCAGCGCATTTTGGACAG ttGGAGTGCCTCAAGCTCATTGCCTCTCAGAAATTCACAGACAAGCGCATTGGGTATTTAGGTGCCATGTTGCTGCTGGATGAGAGACAGGATGTTCATCTTCTCATGACCAATTGCATCAAGAA TGACCTTAATCACAGCACGCAATATGTGCAGGGGCTGGCACTCTGTACTCTTGGCTGCATGGGTTCTTCAGAGATGTGCAGAGACCTTGCAGGAGAGGTGGAAAAACTCCTGAAAACTTCAAACTCCTATCTTAGGAAGAAG GCAGCATTGTGTGCTGTTCATGTCATTAGAAAGGTGCCTGAACTCATGGAGATGTTCCTGCCAGCCACCAAAAACTTGCTTAATGAGAAGAATCACG GTGTTCTTCACACATCAGTTGTCCTCCTCACAGAGATGTGCGAGAGAAGCCCGGACATGCTTGCGCACTTTAGAAAG CTTGTTCCCCAATTAGTTCGTATTCTGAAGAACCTTATCATGTCTGGATACTCACCAGAGCATGACGTGTCTGGGATCAGTGACCCCTTTTTGCAG GTGCGAATCCTGCGGTTACTAAGAATTCTAGGGCGAAATGATGATGATTCAAGTGAAGCAATGAATGATATACTTGCACAG gttGCCACTAATACAGAAACGAGTAAAAACGTGGGAAATGCTATCCTCTATGAAACTGTGCTGACTATTATGGACATAAAATCTGAGAGTGGACTGAGA gtgtTAGCCATTAACATCCTAGGCCGTTTCTTACTAAACAACGACAAAAATATTAG ATATGTAGCTTTGACGTCGTTGTTGAAGACTGTACAGACAGACCATAATGCAGTACAGCGACATAGAAGCACGATTGTGGACTGCCTGAAGGATCTTGATGTCTCCATTAAAAG GCGTGCAATGGAACTGAGCTTTGCTCTTGTTAATGGGAACAACGTCCGTGGAATGATGAAGGAGTTGCTGTATTTCCTGGATTCCTGTGAGCCAGAGTTCAAGGCAGACTGTGCATCTGGAATATTTCTTGCAGCAGAAAA ataTGCCCCTTCTAAACGCTGGCACATAGACACAATTATGAGAGTCTTAACAACG gcaggaagctATGTTCGTGATGATGCTGTTCCCAACCTGATTCAGCTAATAACTAATAGTGTGGAGATGCATGCCTACACTGTGCAGAGACTCTACAAAGCCATCCTCGGTGATTACTCCCAG CAGCCCTTGGTGCAAGTGGCCTCCTGGTGCATAGGAGAGTATGGAGATCTTCTGGTGTCTGgtcagtgtgaagaagaggaacCAATCCAG GTAACAGAGGATGAAGTTCTTGATATTTTAGAAAGCGTCCTGATATCTAATATGTCTGCATCTGTTACACGAGGCTATGCTCTCACTGCCATCATGAAGCTTTCCACAAGGTTCACCTGTACTGTCAA TCGCATTAAGAAGGTGGTCTCCATTTATGGCAGCAGCATTGATGTGGAGCTACAGCAGAGGGCAGTGGAATATAATGCACTTTTCAAGAAATACGATCACATGAG GCCAGCCCTGCTTGAGAGAATGCCAGTAATGGAGAAGGCCACCACAAATGGCCCTACTGAAATTGTACAGACCAATGGAGAGACAGAGCCAGCAGTTCTGGAAACCAAACCTCCACCCACTGGATTGCAGCCTACTAGCCAG GCAAATGATTTGTTGGACTTGTTGGGGGGAAATGATATAACACCTGTAATCCCCACTGCACCTACAAGCAAGCCAGCTTCTGCTGGTGGAGAGCTCCTTGACCTCCTGGGAGACCTCAACCTAACAG GttctcctgcccctgcccctgccccccagaTATCACAACCTCCGTTCTTGCTTGATGGGCTTTCATCACAACCTCTCTTCAATGATATTGCTGCAG GAATACCCTCAATTACTGCATACAGCAAGAATGGGCTGAAGATTGACTTCACCTTTGAGAGGTCAAACACCAACCCCAGCGTCACTGTAATCACAATACAGGCCTCCAACAGCACAGAGCTGGATatgacagattttgttttccaaGCTGCAGTACCAAAG ACAttccagctgcagctcctgtctCCCAGCAGCAGTGTCATCCCTGCATTTAACTCGGGGACCATCACACAGGTTATTAAAGTCCTGAACCCGCAAAAG CAACAACTACGAATGCGGATTAAGTTGACGTATAATCACAAGGGCTCAGCAATGCAGGATCTAGCAGAAGTCAACAACTTTCCCCCTCAGTCTTGGCAGTGA
- the AP1G1 gene encoding AP-1 complex subunit gamma-1 isoform X2, translated as MPAPIRLRELIRTIRTARTQAEEREMIQKECAAIRSSFREEDNTYRCRNVAKLLYMHMLGYPAHFGQLECLKLIASQKFTDKRIGYLGAMLLLDERQDVHLLMTNCIKNDLNHSTQYVQGLALCTLGCMGSSEMCRDLAGEVEKLLKTSNSYLRKKAALCAVHVIRKVPELMEMFLPATKNLLNEKNHGVLHTSVVLLTEMCERSPDMLAHFRKLVPQLVRILKNLIMSGYSPEHDVSGISDPFLQVRILRLLRILGRNDDDSSEAMNDILAQVATNTETSKNVGNAILYETVLTIMDIKSESGLRVLAINILGRFLLNNDKNIRYVALTSLLKTVQTDHNAVQRHRSTIVDCLKDLDVSIKRRAMELSFALVNGNNVRGMMKELLYFLDSCEPEFKADCASGIFLAAEKYAPSKRWHIDTIMRVLTTAGSYVRDDAVPNLIQLITNSVEMHAYTVQRLYKAILGDYSQQPLVQVASWCIGEYGDLLVSGQCEEEEPIQVTEDEVLDILESVLISNMSASVTRGYALTAIMKLSTRFTCTVNRIKKVVSIYGSSIDVELQQRAVEYNALFKKYDHMRPALLERMPVMEKATTNGPTEIVQTNGETEPAVLETKPPPTGLQPTSQANDLLDLLGGNDITPVIPTAPTSKPASAGGELLDLLGDLNLTGSPAPAPAPQISQPPFLLDGLSSQPLFNDIAAGIPSITAYSKNGLKIDFTFERSNTNPSVTVITIQASNSTELDMTDFVFQAAVPKTFQLQLLSPSSSVIPAFNSGTITQVIKVLNPQKQQLRMRIKLTYNHKGSAMQDLAEVNNFPPQSWQ; from the exons aTGCCAGCCCCTATCAGACTGCGGGAGCTGATCCGGACCATCCGGACAGCAAGAACCCAGGCAGAAGAGCGTGAGATGATACAGAAGGAATGTGCTGCTATCCGATCATCCTTCAGAGAGGAAGATAACACATACCGATGCAGAAATGTGGCAAAGCTGCTGTATATGCACATGCTGGGTTACCCAGCGCATTTTGGACAG ttGGAGTGCCTCAAGCTCATTGCCTCTCAGAAATTCACAGACAAGCGCATTGGGTATTTAGGTGCCATGTTGCTGCTGGATGAGAGACAGGATGTTCATCTTCTCATGACCAATTGCATCAAGAA TGACCTTAATCACAGCACGCAATATGTGCAGGGGCTGGCACTCTGTACTCTTGGCTGCATGGGTTCTTCAGAGATGTGCAGAGACCTTGCAGGAGAGGTGGAAAAACTCCTGAAAACTTCAAACTCCTATCTTAGGAAGAAG GCAGCATTGTGTGCTGTTCATGTCATTAGAAAGGTGCCTGAACTCATGGAGATGTTCCTGCCAGCCACCAAAAACTTGCTTAATGAGAAGAATCACG GTGTTCTTCACACATCAGTTGTCCTCCTCACAGAGATGTGCGAGAGAAGCCCGGACATGCTTGCGCACTTTAGAAAG CTTGTTCCCCAATTAGTTCGTATTCTGAAGAACCTTATCATGTCTGGATACTCACCAGAGCATGACGTGTCTGGGATCAGTGACCCCTTTTTGCAG GTGCGAATCCTGCGGTTACTAAGAATTCTAGGGCGAAATGATGATGATTCAAGTGAAGCAATGAATGATATACTTGCACAG gttGCCACTAATACAGAAACGAGTAAAAACGTGGGAAATGCTATCCTCTATGAAACTGTGCTGACTATTATGGACATAAAATCTGAGAGTGGACTGAGA gtgtTAGCCATTAACATCCTAGGCCGTTTCTTACTAAACAACGACAAAAATATTAG ATATGTAGCTTTGACGTCGTTGTTGAAGACTGTACAGACAGACCATAATGCAGTACAGCGACATAGAAGCACGATTGTGGACTGCCTGAAGGATCTTGATGTCTCCATTAAAAG GCGTGCAATGGAACTGAGCTTTGCTCTTGTTAATGGGAACAACGTCCGTGGAATGATGAAGGAGTTGCTGTATTTCCTGGATTCCTGTGAGCCAGAGTTCAAGGCAGACTGTGCATCTGGAATATTTCTTGCAGCAGAAAA ataTGCCCCTTCTAAACGCTGGCACATAGACACAATTATGAGAGTCTTAACAACG gcaggaagctATGTTCGTGATGATGCTGTTCCCAACCTGATTCAGCTAATAACTAATAGTGTGGAGATGCATGCCTACACTGTGCAGAGACTCTACAAAGCCATCCTCGGTGATTACTCCCAG CAGCCCTTGGTGCAAGTGGCCTCCTGGTGCATAGGAGAGTATGGAGATCTTCTGGTGTCTGgtcagtgtgaagaagaggaacCAATCCAG GTAACAGAGGATGAAGTTCTTGATATTTTAGAAAGCGTCCTGATATCTAATATGTCTGCATCTGTTACACGAGGCTATGCTCTCACTGCCATCATGAAGCTTTCCACAAGGTTCACCTGTACTGTCAA TCGCATTAAGAAGGTGGTCTCCATTTATGGCAGCAGCATTGATGTGGAGCTACAGCAGAGGGCAGTGGAATATAATGCACTTTTCAAGAAATACGATCACATGAG GCCAGCCCTGCTTGAGAGAATGCCAGTAATGGAGAAGGCCACCACAAATGGCCCTACTGAAATTGTACAGACCAATGGAGAGACAGAGCCAGCAGTTCTGGAAACCAAACCTCCACCCACTGGATTGCAGCCTACTAGCCAG GCAAATGATTTGTTGGACTTGTTGGGGGGAAATGATATAACACCTGTAATCCCCACTGCACCTACAAGCAAGCCAGCTTCTGCTGGTGGAGAGCTCCTTGACCTCCTGGGAGACCTCAACCTAACAG GttctcctgcccctgcccctgccccccagaTATCACAACCTCCGTTCTTGCTTGATGGGCTTTCATCACAACCTCTCTTCAATGATATTGCTGCAG GAATACCCTCAATTACTGCATACAGCAAGAATGGGCTGAAGATTGACTTCACCTTTGAGAGGTCAAACACCAACCCCAGCGTCACTGTAATCACAATACAGGCCTCCAACAGCACAGAGCTGGATatgacagattttgttttccaaGCTGCAGTACCAAAG ACAttccagctgcagctcctgtctCCCAGCAGCAGTGTCATCCCTGCATTTAACTCGGGGACCATCACACAGGTTATTAAAGTCCTGAACCCGCAAAAG CAACAACTACGAATGCGGATTAAGTTGACGTATAATCACAAGGGCTCAGCAATGCAGGATCTAGCAGAAGTCAACAACTTTCCCCCTCAGTCTTGGCAGTGA